A single region of the Gilliamella apis genome encodes:
- the cas3f gene encoding type I-F CRISPR-associated helicase Cas3f — MNILLVSQCKKNALTQTRRIIDQFAERCGERTWQTPMTADGLQTLYKLLRKTARKNTAVACYWTHGKNLTDLLWIVGDKSQFNQQGRVPTNRTKRNILRNDSENSWQYATSIQLIATIAALLHDLGKATVGFQDKLRKSRLAGDPFRHEWISLQLFLLMIRDCNTNQEVLTRLANFADHQQITPDWYKELAKTEKNDLSQLPLLAQWIGWLIVSHHRMPFLMPVRYKDCQNKQKDDFDISGLTIKSFFKTFKAVEQWVRNFNIEDSADFWQLKSDITLSQSWLKKLSRYASKAINHPPLMQLTNIDSLLLHLSRLSLMVADHNYSSISINDEEAQKVEDILIANTNKSQQANQRLDDHLLGVANLTARFARLLPKMNAELPAINQHKPFTQRTTIKRFQWQNHAFDLAKSYQQLSDDNGFFGVNMASTGCGKTLANGRIMYALSNPQRGVRFTIALGLRVLTLQTGKALRERLHLTDEHLAILVGGRATKTLFELENQPKITKNENEINQETLGCESIESLVDEYIDVAESGIADCELGTIIENSKARQLIYAPIVTCTVDHLMQASECLRGGKYIAPTLRLLTADLILDEPDDFDQRDLPALARLVYLAGLYGSKVLLSSATLTPDLIGGLFDAYQAGRKIWNQNTGRSNQGIICGWFDEYQQSFEQIADTVNFKHHHTKFIEKRIDKLQQGTIRRRGQILELLNYPFNKKENSELGYALLAQQLLDQAYHFHLQHHQQDPQTNKKISVGLMRFAHIDDVMSLTKQIYQQTELPANVQFHLVVYHARQLLLLRSQLEEKLDRILNRSDVNKLFQQPEIRAAIKDSDKQHHIFIVIGTPVTEVGRDHDYDWAIVEPSSMRSIIQLVGRVWRHRPEKTAESANVAILGSNLEAMKNGNNLGVNSACFTKPGFEQKPLFLLKTHKTEQLITSEQLANINAVPRIMTDLQAGLTLAELEHKVMANLFPINASKSNYVTSYWQTDLAHHHCVHLQLISPFRLQEQPQDEYICQLDDNGKYRFSYAEIAWQKPNEQCEDTQNYNFKYDNWQFTNPLIQPWLTNTVEQAITQIAEYFPDKNHYRLANEFCTINVNSETRWCFHPYFGFYKDRS; from the coding sequence ATGAATATTTTACTGGTTAGCCAATGCAAGAAAAATGCATTAACTCAGACTCGTCGTATTATCGATCAGTTTGCTGAACGTTGTGGTGAACGAACTTGGCAAACGCCGATGACTGCCGATGGTTTACAGACACTGTATAAATTATTACGTAAAACAGCACGAAAAAATACTGCCGTTGCTTGTTACTGGACGCATGGAAAAAATCTAACCGATCTACTCTGGATTGTTGGTGATAAAAGCCAATTTAATCAACAAGGCCGAGTGCCAACTAATCGTACTAAGCGCAATATATTACGCAATGATAGTGAAAATAGTTGGCAATATGCCACATCTATCCAACTTATCGCAACCATTGCTGCGCTATTGCATGATTTGGGCAAAGCGACAGTCGGTTTTCAAGATAAATTACGTAAAAGTCGACTGGCAGGTGATCCGTTTCGCCATGAGTGGATTTCATTACAGTTATTCTTATTGATGATTCGTGATTGTAATACTAATCAAGAGGTTTTAACCCGTTTAGCTAATTTTGCTGATCATCAACAAATTACACCTGATTGGTATAAAGAGCTAGCAAAGACAGAAAAAAACGATCTCTCTCAATTGCCATTATTAGCCCAATGGATTGGCTGGTTAATTGTGTCACACCATCGCATGCCTTTTTTAATGCCAGTTAGATATAAAGATTGTCAAAATAAGCAAAAAGATGATTTCGATATTTCGGGTCTCACAATAAAAAGCTTTTTTAAAACATTTAAAGCAGTTGAACAATGGGTTAGAAATTTTAATATTGAAGACAGTGCCGATTTTTGGCAACTTAAAAGTGATATAACCTTAAGCCAATCTTGGCTTAAAAAATTAAGTCGCTATGCAAGCAAGGCAATTAATCACCCACCTTTAATGCAATTAACCAATATTGATTCATTATTATTACATCTATCACGATTAAGTCTTATGGTTGCTGACCATAACTATTCCAGCATATCAATCAATGACGAAGAAGCCCAAAAGGTTGAAGATATTCTTATCGCCAATACCAATAAAAGCCAGCAAGCCAATCAACGATTGGATGATCATCTATTAGGTGTTGCTAATCTTACCGCTCGTTTTGCTCGCTTATTACCTAAAATGAACGCTGAATTACCAGCAATTAATCAGCATAAACCATTTACGCAGCGCACTACCATTAAACGCTTTCAATGGCAAAACCATGCTTTTGATTTGGCTAAAAGTTATCAACAGTTAAGTGATGATAATGGTTTTTTTGGCGTCAATATGGCATCGACTGGCTGTGGTAAAACCTTAGCTAATGGTCGAATTATGTATGCATTATCAAATCCACAGCGTGGAGTACGATTTACGATTGCTTTAGGATTACGAGTATTAACTTTACAAACAGGTAAAGCGTTACGAGAAAGATTGCATTTAACTGATGAGCATTTGGCTATTTTGGTTGGGGGTCGAGCAACAAAGACCCTATTTGAGTTAGAAAATCAGCCGAAAATTACTAAAAATGAAAATGAGATAAATCAAGAAACTCTTGGTTGTGAATCGATAGAATCATTAGTCGATGAATATATTGATGTGGCAGAGAGTGGTATTGCTGACTGTGAGCTTGGTACCATTATCGAAAACAGTAAGGCTCGTCAGTTGATCTATGCGCCGATTGTGACATGTACCGTTGATCACTTAATGCAAGCTAGCGAATGTCTCAGAGGCGGCAAATATATTGCCCCTACCTTAAGGTTGCTTACTGCTGATTTAATTTTAGATGAACCGGATGATTTTGATCAGCGAGATTTACCTGCTTTGGCAAGGTTAGTTTATTTAGCCGGGCTTTATGGCAGTAAAGTGTTACTCTCATCAGCCACCTTAACGCCAGACCTTATTGGTGGTTTATTTGATGCTTATCAAGCCGGTCGAAAAATTTGGAATCAGAATACAGGAAGATCTAATCAGGGGATTATTTGTGGATGGTTTGATGAATATCAGCAGTCATTCGAACAAATAGCTGATACGGTTAATTTTAAACATCATCATACGAAGTTTATCGAAAAAAGAATAGATAAGTTGCAACAAGGGACAATTCGTCGTCGAGGACAAATTTTAGAATTATTAAATTACCCATTCAATAAAAAAGAAAATTCAGAACTAGGCTATGCTCTATTGGCACAACAGTTATTAGATCAAGCTTATCATTTTCATTTACAGCATCATCAACAAGATCCGCAAACCAACAAAAAAATTAGTGTCGGTTTAATGCGCTTTGCGCACATTGATGATGTGATGTCGCTCACTAAGCAAATCTACCAGCAAACTGAGTTACCGGCAAATGTTCAATTTCATCTGGTGGTTTATCATGCCAGACAACTGCTACTATTGCGCAGTCAATTAGAAGAAAAATTGGATAGAATTTTAAACCGTAGTGATGTTAATAAATTATTTCAACAACCTGAAATCCGTGCAGCAATAAAAGACAGTGATAAACAACATCACATATTTATTGTCATCGGCACACCGGTTACTGAAGTTGGACGTGATCATGATTATGATTGGGCAATTGTTGAGCCATCTTCAATGCGTTCAATTATTCAGTTAGTAGGACGAGTTTGGCGCCATAGACCGGAAAAAACGGCCGAAAGTGCCAATGTGGCGATTCTAGGCAGTAATTTAGAAGCGATGAAGAATGGCAACAATTTAGGTGTTAATAGCGCTTGTTTTACTAAACCGGGATTTGAGCAAAAACCATTATTTTTATTAAAAACCCATAAGACTGAGCAACTGATAACATCAGAACAATTAGCGAATATTAATGCGGTTCCTCGTATTATGACTGATTTGCAAGCAGGCTTAACACTAGCAGAATTAGAACATAAGGTTATGGCAAATTTGTTTCCAATCAATGCTAGTAAAAGTAATTATGTTACCAGTTATTGGCAAACTGATTTGGCACATCACCATTGTGTTCATCTACAGTTAATCTCGCCTTTTAGGCTGCAAGAGCAACCACAAGATGAGTATATTTGCCAACTTGATGATAACGGTAAATACCGATTTAGTTATGCCGAAATCGCTTGGCAAAAGCCAAACGAACAGTGTGAGGATACACAAAATTACAATTTTAAATATGATAATTGGCAATTTACCAATCCATTGATACAGCCATGGCTTACCAATACCGTTGAGCAAGCGATTACTCAAATAGCGGAATATTTTCCAGATAAAAATCATTATCGGCTAGCTAATGAATTTTGTACAATTAATGTGAATAGCGAAACACGCTGGTGCTTTCATCCCTATTTTGGTTTTTATAAAGATAGAAGCTAA
- the cas1f gene encoding type I-F CRISPR-associated endonuclease Cas1f, whose protein sequence is MDLIHSSDLKTILHSKRANIYYLEHCRVLVNGGRVEYVTDQGQQSLYWNIPIANTSCILLGTGTSLTQAAVRELSRAGVMIGFCGGGGTPLFSSTESEFACQFFSPQSEYRATEYLQSWCQFWFDDNLRLQAAKTLQQQRLKIIQQCWPKFDWQIDDKQLTTLLNDAEKQFQDAATSQALLAAEGRISKRLYGMANQLTLQDDNFKRQQGSRGKHYDPANQFLDHGNYLAYGLGATACWVLGLPHGLAILHGKTRRGGLVFDAADIIKDGIVLPQAFISAKQGDSEKEFRQACISQFAQLGALDMIIDTLKQIADRT, encoded by the coding sequence ATGGATTTGATTCATTCGTCTGATCTTAAAACGATTTTACATTCTAAGCGTGCTAATATCTATTATTTGGAGCATTGTCGAGTTTTAGTCAATGGTGGTCGAGTTGAATATGTGACCGATCAAGGTCAGCAGTCATTATATTGGAACATTCCAATAGCTAATACTAGCTGTATTTTACTTGGTACCGGCACTTCATTAACTCAAGCTGCAGTGCGTGAACTTTCCCGAGCAGGAGTTATGATTGGCTTTTGTGGGGGAGGGGGAACGCCTCTATTTTCCTCAACAGAATCGGAATTTGCCTGCCAATTTTTTTCACCGCAAAGTGAATATCGTGCAACCGAATATCTGCAAAGTTGGTGTCAATTCTGGTTTGACGATAATCTCCGCCTACAAGCTGCGAAAACTCTTCAACAACAGCGACTCAAAATCATTCAGCAATGTTGGCCGAAATTTGATTGGCAAATTGACGATAAGCAACTCACTACGTTGTTAAACGATGCTGAAAAACAATTTCAAGATGCGGCAACGAGTCAAGCATTGTTAGCTGCTGAAGGGCGCATCAGCAAACGCCTTTATGGCATGGCAAATCAACTGACTTTACAAGATGATAATTTTAAACGGCAGCAAGGCTCACGCGGCAAGCATTATGATCCTGCTAATCAATTTCTAGATCATGGTAATTATTTAGCTTATGGATTAGGAGCAACAGCTTGTTGGGTATTAGGCTTACCACATGGTCTGGCTATATTACATGGCAAAACCAGACGTGGGGGGCTAGTATTTGATGCTGCTGATATTATTAAAGATGGCATAGTGTTACCACAAGCTTTTATATCAGCTAAACAAGGTGATAGCGAAAAAGAGTTCCGACAAGCATGTATTTCTCAATTTGCTCAGTTAGGTGCGCTGGATATGATTATTGATACATTGAAGCAGATAGCAGATAGAACATGA
- a CDS encoding AraC family transcriptional regulator yields MNTPLISPQFASSDSEPMIISTASHSSQRVTQRHGHSRGQLLGTLQGLISIEAESSQWIVPATHAVWIPPNVQHSLLGTHGQFEGWSIYIQKNACAKLPIKPCILELSDLLREAINRTMSWHNSELQPEQKRLIAVILDEIRTSPQVELALPMPKDMRLLKIALALSDNPSDDRNINEWGVWAGISRRSLTRRFTNETGFNFTEWRQKLRMLKALELLAAGKPITEISLYLGYDNISGFIAIFRRNFGVTPGNYQRAMRNRLSWRNFTYTSIQNDNHINDKLIK; encoded by the coding sequence ATGAATACTCCACTCATTTCTCCACAGTTTGCTTCTTCTGATAGCGAACCGATGATCATATCAACAGCCAGCCACTCTTCACAAAGAGTGACACAACGTCATGGTCATTCGAGAGGACAGTTACTTGGTACATTACAGGGATTAATTTCAATTGAAGCAGAAAGTAGTCAATGGATAGTGCCCGCAACTCATGCAGTCTGGATCCCCCCGAATGTACAACATAGTCTTCTTGGAACGCATGGACAATTTGAAGGATGGAGTATCTATATACAAAAAAATGCATGTGCTAAACTACCTATCAAACCATGCATTTTAGAATTATCTGACTTATTGCGCGAAGCAATTAACCGAACCATGTCATGGCATAATTCAGAACTGCAACCAGAACAGAAGCGATTAATTGCCGTGATACTTGACGAGATTAGAACCAGCCCGCAAGTTGAGTTAGCACTGCCAATGCCAAAAGATATGCGTCTGTTAAAAATCGCTTTAGCTTTGTCTGATAATCCTAGTGATGATAGAAACATTAATGAATGGGGCGTTTGGGCTGGTATTTCCCGACGTTCATTAACACGTCGATTTACCAATGAAACCGGATTTAATTTCACCGAATGGCGTCAGAAACTGCGCATGTTAAAAGCGTTAGAATTGCTTGCTGCTGGAAAACCAATTACAGAAATATCTTTATATTTAGGTTATGACAATATTAGTGGATTTATTGCTATTTTCCGGCGGAATTTTGGGGTAACACCAGGTAATTATCAAAGAGCCATGCGAAACCGTCTCTCATGGCGAAACTTTACTTATACTTCTATTCAAAATGATAATCATATTAATGATAAATTAATCAAATAA
- a CDS encoding MFS transporter has protein sequence MKQSLDLTISERKLVFAMTLSSILPLLDSSIVNVILPAISNDINASYAYIQWAVTIYMLACAAGILLSLYVHKNFGLKKAWIGSIFVFLAGSIMVGFSYNLVSLILFRCLQGFGAGILIPITQSIIATHFAKQRLKPVMALIAIPSVFAPALGPIFGAILSEQLNWRIAFFINIPLALLAFFFGRTTIPETKTSKYNMNIYVFMTFLIALILFFISIKNITTEHFFGTSNIIMLVFAIGLMMVSLITNNKSDNKLIDLSAFNCYQYSLAIIMGFLTSLIFFGFMIFFPLIQAINENISITYIGMLLALQGVGAWLARKFIYKSLREINSFLIIGIGLIISAISILIIQVGGNASEIIGFTVRGSGLGVATIAVLSSPFEFCEKNQIKDTSAITRVIQQIGGAFGSVLSGILINLTLDQIISVNCAYQIMFFLSLVFGIIAVIAYIFSYRVNTKS, from the coding sequence ATGAAACAATCGCTAGACCTGACCATTTCAGAAAGAAAGTTGGTATTTGCGATGACGCTATCTAGTATATTACCATTATTAGATAGCAGTATTGTTAATGTTATTTTACCCGCTATTTCGAATGACATTAATGCCTCTTATGCTTATATACAATGGGCGGTTACCATATATATGCTTGCTTGCGCAGCTGGTATATTACTATCACTTTATGTGCATAAAAATTTTGGGCTTAAGAAAGCATGGATCGGCTCAATTTTTGTTTTTCTTGCTGGTTCTATAATGGTTGGATTTTCATATAATCTGGTTTCTTTAATCTTGTTCAGATGCCTACAAGGTTTTGGTGCAGGAATATTAATACCTATCACTCAATCGATAATAGCAACTCATTTTGCTAAGCAAAGGCTAAAGCCGGTTATGGCATTGATTGCTATTCCGTCAGTCTTTGCCCCAGCACTAGGACCAATTTTTGGCGCAATCCTATCGGAACAATTAAATTGGAGAATTGCTTTTTTTATCAACATACCTTTGGCGCTTTTAGCTTTTTTCTTTGGTAGGACAACAATACCAGAGACTAAAACATCTAAATATAATATGAATATTTATGTATTTATGACATTTTTAATTGCTTTAATCCTATTTTTCATCTCAATTAAAAATATCACGACAGAACATTTTTTTGGTACTTCTAATATTATTATGCTGGTTTTCGCAATTGGTTTGATGATGGTTTCGCTTATTACTAATAATAAGTCAGACAATAAACTAATCGATTTAAGTGCATTTAATTGCTATCAATACTCTCTGGCAATAATTATGGGATTTCTGACATCACTTATCTTTTTCGGTTTCATGATTTTTTTTCCTTTAATACAAGCAATAAATGAAAATATATCCATTACTTATATTGGGATGCTACTTGCCCTACAAGGTGTAGGAGCTTGGTTGGCGAGAAAATTTATTTATAAATCTTTAAGAGAGATAAATTCATTTCTAATTATTGGTATAGGTTTAATAATATCAGCAATAAGTATATTAATAATTCAAGTAGGTGGAAACGCCTCTGAAATCATCGGTTTTACTGTTAGAGGCTCCGGATTAGGTGTTGCTACGATTGCTGTTCTCTCTTCTCCATTTGAGTTTTGTGAAAAAAATCAGATTAAGGATACAAGTGCTATCACTCGTGTGATACAGCAAATTGGAGGTGCATTTGGAAGCGTATTATCAGGAATATTAATCAACCTAACTCTAGATCAAATAATTTCAGTAAATTGCGCCTATCAGATAATGTTTTTTCTATCTCTTGTATTTGGTATTATTGCTGTTATTGCCTATATTTTCTCTTATCGAGTGAATACAAAAAGTTAG
- a CDS encoding TSUP family transporter: protein MSYELLVLLFLIATLAGFIDSIAGGGGLLTVPALLAVGLPPASALATNKLQSCGGSFSASFYFIRQRMVDLKQQKWAIACAFIGSALGTLSVMHIQADFLKLLLPILTISVGLYFLLSPTIGDSDRNSRLSVLQFALIPALIIGFYDGFFGPGAGSFYALAYITLAGFNLTKATAHTKVLNFTSNLAGLIFFIAGGEVVWSIGLVMLVGQFIGARLGAKMVIAKGRKLIRPMLITVSTIMSVKLIYENFF from the coding sequence ATGAGTTACGAATTACTGGTTTTACTTTTTTTAATTGCGACGTTAGCAGGCTTTATTGATTCAATTGCTGGTGGCGGTGGACTATTAACAGTACCAGCACTACTTGCTGTAGGATTACCACCAGCTAGTGCGTTAGCCACTAATAAATTACAAAGTTGTGGCGGTTCGTTTTCTGCTAGTTTCTATTTTATTCGCCAGCGTATGGTTGATTTAAAACAGCAAAAATGGGCGATTGCTTGTGCATTCATTGGGTCCGCTCTTGGTACATTATCAGTCATGCATATACAAGCGGATTTCTTAAAATTATTGTTACCAATATTAACCATTAGCGTAGGACTTTATTTTCTACTATCACCAACAATCGGAGATAGTGATCGTAATAGTCGGCTTTCGGTTTTACAGTTTGCTTTGATTCCTGCGTTGATTATTGGCTTTTATGATGGTTTTTTTGGGCCCGGTGCAGGATCATTCTATGCACTCGCATATATTACTCTGGCTGGATTCAATTTAACTAAAGCAACCGCTCATACCAAAGTACTCAATTTTACCTCTAATTTAGCAGGATTAATCTTCTTTATTGCTGGCGGTGAAGTGGTATGGTCAATTGGTTTAGTTATGTTAGTTGGCCAATTTATTGGCGCAAGATTAGGTGCAAAAATGGTTATAGCTAAAGGACGAAAATTAATAAGACCAATGTTAATTACCGTTTCAACCATTATGAGTGTCAAATTAATCTATGAAAACTTCTTTTAA
- the aroC gene encoding chorismate synthase, producing MAGNSIGKLFKVTTFGESHGTALGCIVDGVPPGMNLSESDMQHDLDRRRPGSSRYTTQRREADQVKILSGVFEGVTTGTSIGLLIENTDQRSQDYSKIKDIFRPSHADYTYQKKYGIRDYRGGGRSSARETAMRVAAGAIAKKYLHEKLGITIRGYLAQMGDIQCQLNDWQQVDQNPFFCPDESKLEALDQLLRQLKKDGDSVGAKVCIVAENVPVGLGEPVFDKLDADLAHALMSINAVKGVEIGDGFAAVNKRGSENRDEITPQGFLSNHAGGILGGISSGQTIISSIALKPTPSIEIAGQSININGESVEVSTHGRHDPCVGIRAVPIAEAMVAIVLMDHYLRYRAQCSEVK from the coding sequence ATGGCTGGAAATTCAATTGGTAAATTATTTAAAGTCACTACCTTTGGTGAATCACATGGTACTGCATTAGGTTGTATTGTTGATGGCGTACCACCCGGAATGAATTTAAGCGAATCCGATATGCAACACGATCTTGATCGCCGCCGTCCTGGTTCATCTCGTTATACTACGCAACGTCGAGAAGCTGATCAAGTAAAAATCCTATCCGGGGTATTTGAAGGTGTGACTACAGGTACAAGTATTGGATTATTAATTGAAAACACCGACCAACGTTCACAAGATTACAGCAAAATAAAAGATATTTTTAGACCGAGCCATGCCGATTATACCTACCAAAAAAAATATGGTATTCGGGATTACCGTGGTGGTGGTCGGTCATCGGCACGTGAAACAGCCATGCGTGTTGCGGCAGGTGCTATTGCCAAAAAATATTTACATGAAAAGTTAGGTATTACCATTCGTGGTTATTTAGCTCAAATGGGTGATATCCAGTGTCAATTAAATGATTGGCAACAGGTCGATCAAAATCCTTTTTTCTGCCCAGATGAAAGTAAACTAGAAGCACTTGATCAACTATTAAGGCAGCTTAAAAAAGATGGCGATTCAGTTGGCGCTAAAGTCTGCATTGTGGCAGAAAATGTTCCGGTCGGTTTAGGAGAGCCAGTCTTTGATAAATTAGATGCTGATCTTGCCCATGCATTAATGAGCATTAATGCAGTAAAAGGGGTTGAAATTGGTGATGGTTTTGCTGCGGTTAATAAACGTGGTAGTGAAAATCGTGACGAAATAACCCCGCAAGGATTTTTATCAAATCATGCTGGTGGTATTTTGGGGGGAATTAGCTCGGGACAAACTATCATTAGCAGCATAGCATTAAAACCAACTCCAAGTATTGAGATTGCTGGACAATCAATTAATATTAATGGAGAAAGTGTTGAAGTTTCAACCCATGGTAGACATGATCCTTGTGTCGGTATTCGAGCAGTGCCTATTGCTGAAGCAATGGTCGCGATCGTATTAATGGATCATTATCTTCGCTATCGGGCCCAATGTAGTGAAGTAAAATAA
- the prmB gene encoding 50S ribosomal protein L3 N(5)-glutamine methyltransferase, giving the protein MENLRTVQDYIRWTTSQLSQSDIFLGHGTDNPIDEAKQLILATLGLSLFIPPEFYAANLTNDEKQQLNEIINKRINDRLPTPYLTNQAWFCGHSFYVDERVLIPRSPIGELINNQFKDIISSEPKNILDLCTGSGCIGIACAYAFPDAQVDITDISLEALDVAQTNIELHDMQYQVTPILSDLFNQLENKKYDLIVTNPPYVDDEDMSDLPDEFLYEPKLALEAGFDGLDLAKRILHDACDYLTPDGVLVCEVGNSWVSLQEQYPDVPFNWISFEQGGFGVFAITQADLKTYQHYFK; this is encoded by the coding sequence ATGGAAAACTTACGCACTGTTCAGGATTATATACGCTGGACCACTTCGCAACTTAGTCAATCGGATATCTTTTTAGGCCATGGCACCGATAACCCTATCGATGAAGCTAAACAACTTATCTTAGCTACGCTAGGCTTATCACTATTTATTCCTCCAGAATTTTATGCTGCAAATCTGACTAATGATGAAAAACAACAACTAAATGAGATCATCAACAAACGTATTAATGATCGCTTACCAACACCTTACCTAACTAATCAAGCGTGGTTCTGTGGTCATAGTTTTTACGTTGATGAACGGGTCTTAATTCCACGTTCTCCTATTGGTGAACTGATTAATAATCAGTTTAAAGATATAATCAGTAGTGAACCAAAAAATATTTTAGATCTCTGTACTGGTAGTGGGTGTATTGGTATTGCTTGTGCTTATGCATTTCCTGATGCTCAAGTTGATATTACCGATATTTCATTAGAAGCATTAGATGTCGCTCAAACTAATATTGAATTGCATGATATGCAATATCAAGTTACACCAATTTTATCAGATCTATTTAATCAATTAGAGAATAAAAAATATGACCTAATTGTGACTAATCCTCCTTACGTCGATGATGAAGATATGAGTGATCTTCCTGACGAGTTTTTATATGAGCCAAAATTAGCACTCGAAGCAGGATTTGATGGATTAGACTTAGCAAAAAGAATTTTACACGATGCTTGTGACTATCTAACACCGGATGGTGTATTAGTCTGTGAAGTTGGTAATAGCTGGGTGTCTTTACAAGAACAATATCCAGATGTACCCTTTAATTGGATCAGTTTTGAGCAAGGTGGATTCGGCGTATTTGCAATCACGCAGGCTGACTTGAAGACTTATCAGCACTATTTTAAATAA
- the cydH gene encoding cytochrome bd-I oxidase subunit CydH, which yields MSINLKYALIATVLVLAVFAVFGTIVCMN from the coding sequence ATGAGTATCAATTTAAAATATGCTTTAATCGCAACGGTTCTTGTTTTAGCTGTTTTTGCTGTATTTGGAACCATCGTTTGCATGAATTAA